One stretch of Hydrogenimonas thermophila DNA includes these proteins:
- a CDS encoding SPFH domain-containing protein translates to MPQFSIAIALVVALFVVVLFSVRIVPQGEEWVVERLGKFKKVIKPGLNIIIPFIDSIRDKITTRDIILDVAKQEVITKDNAVIIANAVAFMKITDPVKALYGVEDFKLAIRHIIMTTLRSIIGEMKLDEALSNREMIKTRLRDQIVDNVADWGITVKTVELQDIIPSSTMKQAMEQQAAAERERRAIETIAEGRKNAMILDADGKLESARREALAQIRLAEASAEAINSITSSIKGEPVGAMFLLGDRYISTLRKLSKSENSKLIVYPADLQESIKGIFRNFKL, encoded by the coding sequence ATGCCTCAATTTTCAATAGCAATTGCACTTGTAGTAGCACTCTTTGTAGTAGTGCTGTTTAGTGTTAGAATAGTGCCGCAAGGTGAAGAGTGGGTTGTCGAGAGACTTGGCAAATTTAAAAAAGTGATTAAACCTGGTTTGAATATTATAATTCCGTTTATCGATTCGATTAGAGATAAGATAACAACAAGAGATATAATTTTAGATGTTGCAAAACAGGAGGTAATTACAAAAGATAATGCTGTAATTATAGCCAATGCAGTAGCTTTTATGAAGATTACAGATCCGGTAAAAGCTCTTTATGGTGTTGAAGATTTTAAATTGGCTATACGTCATATTATCATGACAACGCTTCGTTCAATTATAGGTGAAATGAAACTTGATGAGGCTCTTTCCAATCGTGAAATGATAAAGACAAGACTTAGAGATCAGATAGTAGATAATGTAGCTGACTGGGGAATTACTGTTAAAACTGTTGAGTTGCAAGACATCATTCCTAGTTCAACAATGAAACAGGCTATGGAGCAACAGGCTGCAGCAGAGCGTGAAAGAAGAGCTATAGAGACAATAGCGGAAGGTAGAAAAAATGCTATGATTCTTGATGCAGATGGAAAGCTTGAGTCTGCCAGACGAGAGGCTTTAGCTCAAATAAGATTAGCAGAAGCTTCAGCAGAGGCTATAAATAGTATTACATCATCCATCAAGGGAGAGCCGGTAGGTGCAATGTTCTTGTTAGGAGATAGATATATTAGCACTTTAAGAAAGCTCTCAAAATCTGAAAATAGTAAATTGATTGTCTATCCAGCAGATTTGCAAGAGTCTATTAAAGGAATTTTTAGAAATTTTAAATTATAG
- a CDS encoding BatD family protein, whose translation MLIRGSLIILFIFSSFLFGAGVKASIDENPIIAGESVEFAIEAEGEQVQFPKIEKIGEYRVTAEGSQRLERFEDNHNIVRWIKLYAFTPKKSVTIPSFDVFVDGKKAVTEPIFVQVKTNSQQHTNDFSIQIIADRAEAYIGQMVDVKVLFKEKRNVPVMNVDFVPIKFEDFWVKRVGKEKLYPEGDYLVHEIHYLFFPQKAGELTIGPAEVKVAVAKKMRDAFGFIVRKPKWFTIASSSLKLTVKPLSQNVNLIGNFKLIVQAEPKRVEAGKPVKLVVRVEAEGNIEDFNLPALHINGVTIYSEEPNLEQSYSRGIYSGSWEREYVLIAEKSFVIPSFSLKYFDPKIERVKEVKTKPIEVEVIGDSIQQKSNLNKVESVKQFKEEREMSLFYLLIPFLAGMGFMYLLMRLKGVINLDKNSSKPSKKQDMLQQLLPYLQVSKEAYDLAERFSSPDYNISKGDKKEFEKLMKRYKN comes from the coding sequence ATGTTAATCCGTGGTAGTTTAATTATTTTATTTATATTTTCTTCTTTTTTGTTTGGTGCAGGAGTAAAAGCTAGTATTGATGAAAATCCTATTATAGCTGGTGAATCGGTTGAATTTGCTATTGAGGCTGAAGGTGAACAGGTTCAATTTCCAAAAATAGAAAAAATTGGTGAGTATAGAGTAACTGCTGAGGGGAGTCAGCGTTTAGAGAGATTTGAAGATAATCATAATATTGTAAGATGGATTAAGCTCTATGCATTTACTCCAAAAAAGAGTGTAACTATACCATCATTTGACGTTTTCGTAGATGGTAAAAAAGCAGTCACAGAGCCTATATTTGTTCAAGTTAAGACAAATAGCCAACAACACACAAATGATTTTTCTATTCAGATTATTGCAGACAGAGCTGAAGCCTATATTGGTCAGATGGTAGATGTAAAAGTGCTTTTTAAAGAGAAAAGAAATGTTCCTGTTATGAATGTTGACTTTGTACCCATTAAGTTTGAAGATTTTTGGGTAAAGAGAGTTGGAAAAGAGAAGCTTTATCCTGAAGGTGACTATCTTGTTCACGAGATTCACTATCTATTTTTTCCGCAAAAGGCTGGTGAACTAACGATTGGACCTGCTGAAGTAAAGGTAGCAGTTGCTAAAAAGATGCGTGATGCTTTTGGGTTTATTGTTCGTAAGCCAAAGTGGTTTACTATTGCATCATCTTCTTTGAAACTGACTGTAAAACCGTTGTCGCAAAATGTAAACCTGATAGGCAATTTTAAGCTTATAGTACAAGCAGAACCTAAAAGGGTAGAAGCAGGTAAGCCGGTAAAGCTTGTTGTACGTGTTGAAGCTGAAGGGAATATAGAGGATTTTAATCTTCCAGCGTTGCATATTAATGGGGTAACTATTTATAGTGAAGAGCCTAATTTAGAGCAGAGTTACAGCCGTGGTATATATAGCGGCAGTTGGGAGAGAGAGTATGTTTTGATTGCAGAGAAATCTTTTGTAATTCCATCTTTTAGTTTGAAATATTTTGATCCAAAAATAGAAAGAGTTAAAGAGGTAAAAACCAAACCTATAGAAGTAGAGGTCATAGGTGATTCTATTCAGCAAAAAAGCAATCTTAATAAAGTTGAATCAGTGAAACAGTTTAAGGAAGAGAGGGAAATGTCGCTTTTTTATCTATTGATTCCATTTTTAGCTGGTATGGGTTTTATGTATCTTCTGATGAGATTAAAAGGTGTTATAAATTTAGATAAAAATAGTTCTAAACCAAGCAAAAAGCAAGATATGCTACAACAGCTTTTGCCTTATCTTCAAGTTTCCAAAGAGGCATATGATCTGGCAGAGAGATTCTCTTCACCTGACTACAATATCTCCAAAGGCGATAAAAAAGAGTTTGAAAAGTTAATGAAAAGATATAAAAACTAA
- a CDS encoding VWA domain-containing protein, with translation MHFEYPWVFIFLILFLFCEKKCPLRLDLLYFPHINRVAKVSKKRSLMQAFKWMAWSGLVAALASPVIEKEFTPSHSLGRDMVLIIDASRSMDEGFSILRSENKFETLKLILKNFIEARKYDRLGLIVFGEFAYIASPVTFDHAVLKEMIPYLEVGMAGERTAIYDAIAMAAKLLKNSEAKTKVAVLLTDGRNSAGKIPLQIAKKLLKQYGIKLYTIGVGRLKDYDPILLKELAKDTGGEFFSAENPEMLKKVYETINKLEPSLVKQEPVIEITYLYIYPLFVASLSLLFYLFLLNRSEV, from the coding sequence ATGCACTTTGAGTATCCTTGGGTTTTTATTTTTTTGATTCTCTTTTTATTTTGTGAGAAAAAGTGTCCATTGAGACTTGATCTGCTCTATTTTCCTCATATTAACAGAGTTGCAAAGGTTTCAAAAAAGCGTAGTTTAATGCAAGCTTTTAAATGGATGGCATGGAGCGGTCTTGTTGCAGCACTTGCCTCTCCGGTAATAGAGAAAGAGTTTACTCCATCTCACTCTTTAGGGCGTGATATGGTACTTATTATCGATGCCAGCCGCTCAATGGATGAAGGATTTTCTATATTAAGGAGTGAGAATAAGTTTGAGACACTCAAACTCATCTTAAAAAACTTTATTGAAGCCCGTAAATATGATCGCTTAGGTCTTATTGTTTTTGGAGAGTTTGCTTATATTGCTTCGCCGGTAACTTTTGATCATGCTGTTTTAAAAGAGATGATTCCTTATCTTGAAGTAGGTATGGCTGGTGAAAGAACAGCAATATATGATGCAATTGCTATGGCTGCTAAACTGTTGAAAAATTCTGAAGCAAAAACAAAAGTTGCAGTTTTATTGACAGATGGACGAAACAGTGCAGGTAAAATTCCTTTGCAAATTGCCAAAAAACTTCTTAAACAGTATGGAATTAAACTATACACTATAGGTGTTGGACGATTAAAAGATTATGATCCGATTCTTTTAAAAGAGTTAGCTAAAGATACAGGAGGAGAATTTTTTTCTGCTGAAAATCCAGAAATGCTAAAAAAGGTTTATGAAACAATTAACAAGCTTGAGCCATCATTGGTCAAACAAGAACCTGTTATAGAAATAACCTATCTGTATATTTATCCTCTATTTGTTGCCAGTTTGTCACTTCTGTTTTATCTTTTTTTATTGAATCGGAGTGAAGTATGA
- a CDS encoding AAA family ATPase yields MENVVDKIRSEIKKVVVGQDKMIDGLLIGLACSGHILLEGVPGLAKTTTVNALSKALGLNFKRVQFTPDLLPSDIIGAEIYDPKNNSFKIKKGPIFTNLLLADEINRAPAKVQSALLEVMQEKQVTIGDESFKIDLPFLVLATQNPVEQEGAYNLPEAQLDRFMMKLVVGYNTPEEELKIARRVANEALGEINKVASKDDIFKMKEEVKSIHIDEEVEKYIVDLIFATREPKNYGLESIEKWIMYGASPRASIDLYKASRAWAYLRGKDFVSPVDIAYVAKDVLRHRIIMSYEAEAEEINSDYIIDKVLETVAIP; encoded by the coding sequence ATGGAAAACGTTGTTGATAAGATACGTAGTGAAATAAAAAAAGTAGTTGTTGGTCAAGATAAGATGATAGATGGGCTGTTGATTGGTTTAGCCTGTAGTGGACATATATTACTTGAAGGTGTTCCTGGTTTGGCAAAGACAACTACAGTTAATGCTTTATCTAAAGCTCTTGGTCTTAATTTTAAACGTGTTCAATTTACTCCTGACCTTTTGCCCAGTGACATTATTGGTGCAGAAATTTATGATCCTAAAAATAATAGTTTTAAAATAAAAAAAGGTCCAATCTTTACAAATCTTCTTCTTGCTGATGAGATTAACAGAGCTCCTGCAAAAGTTCAGTCAGCACTTCTTGAAGTAATGCAAGAGAAGCAGGTTACTATAGGTGATGAGAGTTTCAAAATAGACCTTCCTTTTCTTGTACTTGCTACACAAAACCCTGTTGAACAAGAGGGTGCTTATAATCTTCCAGAAGCACAGCTAGACCGTTTTATGATGAAATTGGTTGTCGGGTATAATACACCTGAAGAAGAGTTGAAGATTGCCAGACGTGTTGCTAATGAAGCCTTGGGAGAGATTAATAAAGTTGCCTCTAAAGATGATATTTTTAAAATGAAAGAAGAAGTTAAATCTATTCATATTGACGAAGAGGTTGAAAAATATATAGTTGATCTTATTTTTGCTACCCGTGAGCCTAAAAATTATGGGCTAGAGTCAATTGAGAAGTGGATTATGTATGGGGCAAGCCCTCGAGCTTCTATTGATCTTTATAAAGCTAGTCGTGCTTGGGCATATCTTCGTGGAAAGGATTTTGTCTCTCCGGTTGATATTGCATATGTTGCTAAAGATGTTTTGCGTCATCGTATTATTATGAGTTATGAGGCTGAAGCTGAAGAGATTAACTCTGACTATATCATTGATAAAGTTCTTGAAACAGTTGCTATTCCATAA
- a CDS encoding vWA domain-containing protein produces MRFLYPEFLYLMLIPAGVLIYLISTNRDALERIFEPKTLEKLRISGDGLGRTGHNVLIFIAFFFMTLALAQPVIEKGEERVKVSGTDIVIAIDLSLSMQARDFFPNRLAFAKQKIKEILPQLPAGRVAIVGFTSASFIVAPLTTDKDALNFLLNRLKSETITAKGTDLLAAIKGSIKLLKNSSSKTLLLVTDGGDVENIDPIVSLLKKESVRPIIWMVATQKGAPLPMEKFSKKSKDLVLSKANRRLKRVADECDGLYVEATISQRDEKKIEEYLKQLSNVSKTYEKVVNKRIQLFYYPLALALLILPFGIYSIGRGSQSALLLFFISLSYQKVDAGILDFQLIEDGKKTYKEGDYKRSVKAFEELSIHNPRSEVWFNLGNSYYKSGRYKMALNAYSKVVTKDLKIEKAKLYNMANCYVKLGELEKAALFYQKVLKLGNDEDAKANLALVLKALKEKKKQDKKSSYKGKNKEKNRNKSSSEASVSKENSSKPGALKNRVKKRELSQAEEKKWMQLIENQPLKSKLYPLTPPESKENVNPW; encoded by the coding sequence ATGAGATTTCTCTATCCTGAATTTTTATATCTTATGCTGATACCGGCTGGAGTATTGATCTATCTCATTAGTACAAATAGAGATGCATTAGAGCGGATTTTTGAGCCAAAAACACTTGAAAAGCTTCGAATTAGTGGAGATGGACTTGGTAGAACAGGACATAATGTATTAATTTTTATAGCTTTTTTCTTTATGACACTTGCTTTGGCTCAACCTGTTATTGAAAAAGGTGAAGAAAGGGTTAAAGTGAGTGGTACTGATATTGTGATTGCTATTGACCTCTCCCTTTCTATGCAGGCACGTGACTTTTTCCCAAATCGTCTTGCTTTTGCCAAGCAGAAGATAAAAGAGATTCTCCCACAATTACCGGCTGGAAGAGTAGCAATAGTCGGCTTTACCTCTGCTTCATTTATAGTAGCCCCTCTTACAACAGACAAAGATGCATTAAATTTTTTATTGAATCGTTTAAAGTCTGAAACGATTACTGCTAAAGGTACAGATCTTTTAGCTGCCATAAAGGGGAGCATTAAACTATTAAAAAACAGTAGCTCTAAAACATTGCTTCTTGTAACAGACGGAGGAGATGTAGAAAATATTGACCCCATTGTAAGCTTGCTAAAAAAAGAGAGTGTTCGTCCAATTATCTGGATGGTTGCAACACAAAAAGGTGCACCTTTGCCTATGGAAAAATTTTCTAAAAAATCTAAAGATTTAGTTTTAAGCAAAGCAAATAGAAGACTAAAAAGAGTTGCAGATGAGTGTGACGGACTTTATGTAGAAGCTACAATTTCACAAAGAGATGAAAAGAAAATTGAGGAGTATTTAAAACAACTTTCCAATGTATCGAAAACATATGAAAAGGTTGTAAACAAAAGAATTCAACTCTTTTACTATCCTCTCGCACTAGCACTTTTAATTTTACCGTTTGGTATATACTCAATTGGGCGTGGCAGTCAATCTGCTCTTTTACTCTTTTTTATCTCTTTGTCTTATCAAAAAGTTGATGCAGGTATACTAGATTTTCAGTTAATTGAAGATGGCAAAAAGACTTATAAAGAGGGTGATTATAAAAGAAGTGTAAAAGCTTTTGAAGAGTTGTCAATTCACAATCCCAGAAGTGAAGTATGGTTTAACCTTGGTAATAGCTACTATAAAAGCGGCAGATACAAAATGGCGTTAAATGCATATTCTAAGGTTGTTACCAAAGATTTGAAAATAGAAAAAGCAAAATTATATAATATGGCAAACTGCTATGTGAAATTAGGAGAGCTTGAAAAGGCTGCTCTGTTTTATCAAAAGGTTTTAAAGCTTGGTAATGATGAGGATGCAAAGGCTAATTTAGCTTTAGTTTTAAAAGCACTTAAAGAGAAAAAAAAGCAAGATAAAAAATCTTCATACAAAGGCAAAAATAAAGAGAAAAATAGAAACAAGAGTTCATCAGAAGCTTCAGTTTCAAAAGAGAACAGTAGTAAACCAGGAGCTTTAAAAAATAGAGTAAAAAAGAGAGAGTTAAGTCAAGCAGAAGAGAAGAAGTGGATGCAACTTATAGAAAATCAGCCTTTAAAGTCAAAACTATATCCGCTTACACCACCTGAGAGTAAAGAAAATGTTAATCCGTGGTAG
- a CDS encoding DUF58 domain-containing protein — protein MNKRLKTLLIKTKRQVFSEMVGNNPSLFHGEGYDFSELREYRIGDDIRKIDWTITAKLQKPYVKLFHEERELSIVAACMMGGSLFFGTKRIKQEVVTEVAAIVGYSAVKNSDLFTGAVVSEKVENIERPTKRIFGVNRFIEKVDSFNLLGKQTDYQDGLQQLFSRIKRRSLIFLIGDFLAPVDISLLSRKHEVIAVIVRDRFEEQPLPLGDVHLVDPETGATINTNFGKGSVAKYKKLIIENEQALYRHLNKHRIRFIKIYTDEDPFGKLVKLFGKGV, from the coding sequence GTGAATAAACGGCTTAAAACTCTTTTGATAAAAACTAAACGGCAAGTCTTTTCTGAAATGGTTGGAAACAACCCATCTCTCTTTCATGGTGAAGGGTATGATTTTAGTGAGCTTAGAGAGTATAGAATAGGTGATGATATTCGTAAAATAGATTGGACTATTACAGCTAAACTACAAAAGCCATATGTTAAGCTATTTCATGAAGAGAGAGAACTGAGCATAGTTGCTGCCTGTATGATGGGTGGAAGTCTATTTTTTGGAACAAAACGAATTAAGCAAGAAGTTGTTACTGAAGTTGCTGCAATAGTTGGGTATTCTGCTGTAAAAAATAGTGATCTATTTACCGGAGCAGTAGTATCAGAAAAAGTAGAAAATATTGAGCGTCCAACTAAGCGTATATTTGGTGTAAATCGATTTATTGAAAAAGTTGATTCGTTTAATCTGCTTGGCAAACAGACAGATTATCAAGATGGTTTACAACAACTCTTTTCTCGTATAAAGAGACGAAGTCTTATCTTTTTAATTGGAGATTTTTTAGCTCCTGTTGATATTTCACTACTTAGTCGCAAGCATGAAGTTATAGCTGTAATAGTTAGAGATAGATTTGAAGAGCAACCTTTACCACTGGGAGATGTTCACTTGGTTGATCCAGAGACAGGTGCAACGATTAATACCAATTTTGGCAAGGGTAGTGTGGCTAAATATAAAAAGTTGATTATTGAAAATGAACAGGCACTATATCGACATTTGAATAAGCATCGAATACGATTTATAAAAATCTATACAGATGAAGATCCATTTGGAAAGCTTGTAAAACTATTTGGAAAAGGTGTATAG
- a CDS encoding NfeD family protein, whose product MEYFAENIFWWHWIVLGIVLIASEIILPSFIIIWFGIAAVIVGSIDYIFQTTFTNELFLWAIFSALLLGSWLKFFKRDEIVSRVGQSEGEYKNTSGVITEDLNDGRFRAHFELPILGDRIWIVESQNREKLSVGDKIKVSKVYGQIVKVFKIEGE is encoded by the coding sequence ATGGAGTATTTTGCTGAAAATATCTTTTGGTGGCACTGGATTGTTCTTGGTATAGTGTTAATAGCATCTGAGATAATACTGCCAAGTTTTATCATAATCTGGTTTGGTATAGCGGCAGTAATTGTTGGGAGTATTGACTATATATTTCAGACAACATTTACAAATGAGCTCTTTTTATGGGCAATATTTTCAGCACTTCTACTCGGAAGCTGGTTGAAGTTTTTTAAAAGAGATGAGATAGTCTCAAGAGTAGGGCAGTCTGAAGGGGAGTATAAAAATACCTCTGGAGTAATTACTGAAGATCTTAATGATGGACGATTTAGAGCCCATTTTGAACTTCCTATACTGGGTGACAGAATCTGGATAGTTGAATCTCAAAATAGAGAAAAACTATCTGTTGGCGATAAGATCAAGGTGTCTAAAGTTTATGGACAGATAGTTAAAGTTTTTAAAATAGAAGGAGAGTAG
- a CDS encoding prephenate dehydrogenase — protein MVVGIVGLGLMGGSMGLAVKNLEFIDKVVGIDHNQSHCESAVSLNLVDEIVDLEGLKQSDVIFLAIPVEGIINSLKNLIDIPPNTTIIDLGSTKAKIVENIPTQIRKNFVAAHPMTGTEKFGPTAALKNLYKDKIVVLCNLDESGEHQRNTAWRIFEEIGMKIVTMDAKEHDRHAAYISHLPHAISYALANAVMAQEDAKNILILAAGGFRDMSRLAKSSPVMWEEIFKQNKKNLLEAMDHFEEELKRCRELINNEEWESLHNWMKDANKLHDIL, from the coding sequence ATGGTAGTAGGAATTGTAGGACTCGGTTTAATGGGCGGTTCTATGGGACTTGCTGTAAAAAATTTAGAATTTATTGACAAAGTTGTAGGTATTGATCATAATCAGTCACACTGCGAAAGTGCCGTTTCACTCAATTTAGTAGATGAAATAGTAGACTTGGAAGGGCTTAAACAGAGTGATGTTATCTTTTTGGCAATACCAGTTGAGGGAATTATAAACTCTTTAAAAAATCTTATTGATATACCGCCTAATACTACAATCATAGACCTTGGAAGCACAAAAGCAAAAATTGTAGAAAATATTCCTACTCAAATTCGCAAAAATTTTGTAGCAGCTCACCCAATGACAGGTACAGAGAAGTTTGGTCCAACTGCCGCCTTAAAAAATCTATACAAAGATAAAATTGTTGTGCTTTGCAATTTAGATGAGAGTGGTGAACATCAGCGTAATACTGCCTGGAGAATATTTGAAGAGATAGGTATGAAGATAGTAACTATGGATGCAAAAGAGCATGATAGGCACGCAGCTTACATTAGCCATCTTCCACATGCAATTAGTTATGCTCTTGCCAATGCGGTAATGGCACAAGAGGATGCCAAAAACATACTTATCTTAGCAGCAGGCGGTTTTAGAGATATGAGCCGTCTTGCAAAGAGTTCACCAGTTATGTGGGAAGAGATTTTTAAACAGAATAAGAAAAATCTCTTGGAAGCAATGGATCATTTTGAAGAGGAGTTAAAACGGTGCAGAGAGCTCATCAACAATGAAGAGTGGGAGTCTCTTCATAATTGGATGAAAGATGCTAACAAATTGCACGATATTCTATAA